A genomic region of Raphanus sativus cultivar WK10039 chromosome 6, ASM80110v3, whole genome shotgun sequence contains the following coding sequences:
- the LOC108807502 gene encoding F-box/kelch-repeat protein At3g04660-like, giving the protein MKRAKRKETTRTNQQCLTKKEDENNQSSIVPMDLIIEILLKVPTESIARFVLVSKQWSSIIRGKEFTNLYIARSSTRMRLLFTVQMLEEQFLQSCSQNDPSSDRHRLNITPYNHVFAYSPPIRGLICRPMDLKVLVANPSTGQLFTLPRVKTNRRGVLSFLGYDPVNDVYKVLCMTVLRVHQERGSRVVSEEHQVYTLGVGQRKWRMVECKHPHLPPTRTNLPTKGLCINGILYYYAWIQNEGALISFDLISEEFNVIKLPVDNPCIVNYTGKLAIAGGINNDGALDLWVLEDASKQEWFKVSIVVPSWRDLAGTNIGYFRFRGTLSTGELMFSTPSCVNYYFISYNPKENNAKKVVVEGIGDPYNYLEVYFDHVDSPMFLSL; this is encoded by the coding sequence ATGAAAAGAGCCAAGAGGAAAGAGACGACCAGGACCAATCAACAATGTCTTacgaagaaagaagatgaaaacaaTCAGTCTTCCATTGTTCCTATGGATCTCATAATAGAGATACTCCTCAAAGTTCCGACCGAATCCATAGCCCGGTTTGTCTTAGTTTCAAAACAATGGTCATCTATAATCCGAGGCAAAGAGTTCACAAATCTGTACATAGCTCGATCTTCCACTAGGATGCGTCTTCTTTTCACAGTCCAGATGCTTGAAGAGCAGTTCCTACAATCCTGCTCCCAAAATGATCCATCTTCTGATCGTCATAGGCTAAACATAACTCCATATAATCATGTGTTTGCTTATTCACCACCCATCCGCGGCTTGATCTGCCGTCCAATGGATTTGAAAGTCCTGGTTGCTAACCCTAGCACGGGCCAGCTCTTCACGTTACCTAGAGTCAAAACTAATAGAAGAGGTGTATTATCTTTCTTAGGGTATGATCCAGTGAATGATGTATACAAAGTGTTGTGCATGACTGTACTACGAGTTCATCAAGAACGAGGATCACGAGTTGTATCTGAAGAGCATCAAGTGTACACTCTAGGAGTAGGTCAACGAAAATGGAGAATGGTTGAATGTAAGCATCCACATCTTCCTCCTACTCGTACTAATTTACCTACTAAAGGGCTATGCATAAATGGGATACTGTACTATTATGCTTGGATACAAAATGAAGGAGCCTTGATAAGCTTCGATCTGATATCTGAAGAGTTTAACGTCATTAAGTTACCTGTGGATAACCCTTGCATAGTGAACTACACTGGAAAGTTAGCTATAGCGGGTGGAATTAATAATGACGGTGCACTTGACCTGTGGGTTCTTGAAGATGCCAGCAAGCAAGAATGGTTCAAAGTTTCAATCGTTGTTCCTTCTTGGAGAGATTTAGCTGGAACTAATATTGGATATTTCAGGTTCAGGGGTACACTTAGTACCGGTGAACTTATGTTTTCAACGCCCAGTTGCGTTAACTACTATTTCATTAGTTACAATCCTAAAGAAAACAATGCCAAGAAAGTTGTGGTTGAAGGTATTGGAGATCCCTATAATTATCTTGAAGTATATTTTGATCATGTAGACAGTCCTATGTTTCTGTCATTGTAA
- the LOC108806836 gene encoding uncharacterized protein LOC108806836 — MAPDASTALAAREKVQQFLNAAITGNLEFLKNVAKQLDEEGKGLKETVESVKDANKRGALHFAAREGQTEICRYLLEELKLDADTKDEAGDTPLVHAARQGQIDTAKYLLDHGADPNIASELGATALHHAAGTGEIELLKELLSRGVPVDSQSESGTPLIWAAGHDQKDAVQVLLQHNANPNAETEDNVTPLLSAVAAGSVTCLELLVKAGAKANVFAGGATPLHIAADVGDLELINCLLKAGADPNQKDEEGNRPLEVAALRENRKIVETLFPLTTKLESVSDWSVDGVLSHTESNKEQEEDKSGESGIKKDNLPEVSPEAKAKAAEAKARGQDAFHRKDYQMAIDAYTQAIDFDPTDHTLFSNRSICWLRLGQAEHALSDAKACRELKPDWPKACFREGAALRLLQRFDEAANAFYEGVLLSPESKELIDAFREAVDAGRKFHGKDKITDKS; from the exons ATGGCTCCTGATGCTTCTACTGCTCTTGCAg CGAGGGAGAAAGTTCAGCAGTTCCTGAATGCAGCTATTACTGGAAACCTTGAGTTCCTTAAGA ATGTTGCTAAGCAGCTTGATGAAGAAGGAAAAGGCTTGAAGGAAACTGTGGAGAGTGTCAAAGACGCTAACAAACGTGGTGCGCTTCACTTCGCCGCGAGGGAAGGCCAAACTGAGATATGCAGATATCTCCTTGAAGAGCTGAAACTTGACGCCGACACAAAAGATGAAGCTG GGGATACTCCACTTGTTCATGCTGCGAGGCAAGGACAGATTGATACGGCTAAGTATCTTTTAGACCACGGAGCGGATCCTAATATCGCTAGTGAGCTAGGCGCTACTGCATTGCATCATGCAGCTGGGACAG GTGAAATCGAGTTGCTGAAGGAACTGCTTTCTAGAGGTGTTCCGGTTGATTCTCAAAGCGAGTCTGGCACGCCGTTAATATGGGCTGCTGGCCATGACCAGAAAGATGCAGTACAAGTCTTGTTACAACACAATGCTAAT CCTAACGCTGAGACTGAAGATAATGTCACACCACTGTTATCTGCAGTGGCAGCTGGTTCTGTTACTTGCTTAGAGCTCTTGGTCAAG GCAGGTGCCAAAGCTAATGTGTTTGCTGGTGGTGCAACTCCGTTGCACATTGCTGCTGATGTTGGAGATCTTGAGTTAATCAACTGCTTACTTAAAGCTGGAGCTGATCCTAATCAGAAAGACGAGGAAGGCAACAGGCCATTAGAAGTTGCAGCTTTAAGAGAGAACAGAAAGATTGTTGAGACTCTCTTCCCCTTGACGACAAAACTTGAATCTGTTTCAGATTGGTCTGTAGATGGAGTTCTCTCTCACACGGAATCAAACAAAGAACAAGAGGAGGACAAATCTGGAGAGAGTGGGATCAAGAAAGACAACCTTCCTGAGGTCTCTCCAGAAGCAAAGGCTAAAGCAGCAGAAGCTAAAGCAAGAGGACAAGACGCTTTCCACAGAAAGGATTACCAGATGGCCATTGACGCCTACACACAA GCTATTGATTTTGACCCTACGGATCATACTTTGTTCTCAAACCGAAGCATCTGCTGGTTGCGGTTAGGACAAGCTGAGCATGCCTTATCTGATGCGAAAGCATGCAGAGAACTAAAACCTGATTGGCCTAAAGCTTGTTTCAGAGAAGGCGCTGCTCTTCGTTTGCTACag CGGTTTGATGAGGCAGCCAATGCTTTTTACGAGGGAGTGTTGCTAAGCCCTGAAAGCAAAGAGCTCATTGATGCTTTCAG AGAAGCTGTAGATGCTGGAAGGAAGTTTCATGGCAAGGACAAGATTACAGACAAATCATAA
- the LOC130496778 gene encoding auxin-responsive protein IAA16-like encodes MINFEATELRLGLPGENHGGAMTVKNNGKRGFSETVDLKLNLSSTAVDSVSEVDLENMKEKVLKPPAKAQVVGWPPVRSFRKNVMSCQKPTTGDTIQAEEKTSGSSGVTSSASACATAAYVKVSMDGAPYLRKIDLKLYKTYQDLSDALSKMFSSFTIGNYGPQGMKDFMNESKLIDILNGSDYVPTYEDKDGDWMLVGDVPWEMFVDSCKRIRIMKGSEAKGLAPRALEKCKNRS; translated from the exons ATGATTAACTTTGAGGCAACGGAGCTGAGGTTAGGGCTGCCGGGTGAGAATCACGGAGGAGCCATGACTGTGAAGAATAATGGGAAAAGAGGATTTTCTGAGACTGTTGATCTCAAGTTGAACCTTTCATCGACGGCTGTGGATTCAGTTTCCGAAGTTGATTTAGAGAATATGAAGGAGAAGGTCTTAAAACCACCGGCCAA GGCACAAGTTGTGGGATGGCCGCCGGTACGATCTTTCCGGAAGAACGTGATGTCATGCCAAAAGCCAACCACCGGAGATACCATCCAAGCAGAGGAAAAGACTTCCGGAAGCAGCGGAGTTACCTCCTCTGCCTCCGCTTGTGCTACCGCAGCTTACGTGAAGGTTAGCATGGACGGTGCACCGTACCTAagaaaaattgatttgaaaCTCTACAAAACTTACCAAGATCTCTCCGACGCCTTAAGCAAAATGTTCAGCTCTTTTACCATAG GCAATTATGGACCACAGGGAATGAAAGATTTTATGAATGAGAGTAAATTAATCGATATTTTGAACGGATCAGATTACGTTCCAACTTATGAAGATAAAGATGGAGACTGGATGCTTGTAGGAGATGTACCATGGGA GATGTTTGTTGATTCATGCAAACGCATAAGAATTATGAAGGGGTCAGAAGCAAAAGGACTTG CTCCAAGGGCTTTAGAAAAATGCAAGAACAGAAGCTGA